Proteins found in one Falsirhodobacter algicola genomic segment:
- a CDS encoding MmgE/PrpD family protein — protein sequence MTVLEQIAARVTGGCPITPADRRAAIEAIIDTLGCIVAGREDIALRGTVAARPPMGGPCDTVAGRAGPSDAALVNGVAAHALDFDDNFTPGMSHASAVMVPALLAVGQAVGATGRQLVDAYLAGLEAQALVAQGVRPHHYTAGWHGTATVAPIGSAAGAAILVGADVVQAMSLATSTACGMKGQFGTSAKPFHAGIAARNAADAALFAKAGLRGRADILERAQGFGDLFGAGHPARWDIGDGPHVIGTDGLAPKLHPCCGSTHNAIDMLHDLRQAHGFAPADVTQVEVAVALANYRNLAFPDPQNEMEARFSMPYCLARALCQDVLSLADFTPAAVQAPHIRALMPRISMILLPDEEQPAALKAAHRMTVRLTDGQVLNASRSHARGTLPDPLTEAQRRAKFADCTGHPEAYDTLIRLDDLPDLSALGDLLAVRALQAA from the coding sequence ATGACTGTTCTGGAACAGATCGCCGCCCGCGTGACGGGCGGGTGCCCCATCACGCCCGCCGACCGGCGCGCCGCGATCGAGGCGATCATTGACACGCTCGGCTGCATCGTCGCGGGGCGGGAGGATATCGCTCTGCGCGGCACCGTGGCGGCGCGGCCCCCGATGGGCGGGCCCTGCGATACGGTTGCGGGCCGGGCCGGGCCGTCCGATGCGGCGCTAGTGAACGGCGTCGCGGCCCATGCGCTCGATTTCGACGACAATTTCACCCCAGGGATGAGCCATGCTTCGGCGGTGATGGTGCCGGCGCTGCTTGCGGTGGGGCAGGCGGTGGGTGCGACGGGGCGGCAGCTTGTCGATGCCTATCTCGCCGGGCTGGAGGCGCAGGCTTTGGTGGCCCAAGGTGTGCGCCCGCATCATTACACCGCCGGTTGGCACGGCACCGCCACCGTGGCGCCGATCGGATCTGCGGCCGGGGCGGCCATCCTTGTCGGGGCGGATGTGGTGCAGGCAATGTCGCTGGCCACTTCCACGGCCTGCGGGATGAAGGGGCAGTTCGGCACCTCGGCCAAGCCGTTCCACGCGGGCATCGCCGCGCGCAACGCGGCTGATGCGGCGTTGTTCGCAAAGGCGGGGCTTCGGGGCCGCGCCGACATCCTTGAACGCGCGCAGGGTTTTGGCGATCTGTTCGGCGCAGGTCATCCTGCGCGCTGGGACATCGGGGACGGTCCGCATGTGATCGGCACCGATGGGTTGGCCCCCAAGCTGCATCCCTGCTGCGGCTCCACCCATAACGCGATCGACATGCTGCACGATCTGCGGCAGGCGCATGGCTTCGCCCCCGCGGATGTCACGCAGGTGGAGGTGGCGGTCGCGCTCGCGAATTACCGCAACCTCGCCTTCCCCGATCCGCAGAACGAGATGGAGGCGCGGTTCTCCATGCCGTATTGTCTGGCCCGTGCACTGTGTCAGGATGTGCTGTCACTGGCCGATTTCACCCCGGCCGCCGTGCAGGCGCCGCATATCCGCGCGTTGATGCCCCGGATCAGCATGATCCTTCTGCCCGACGAAGAGCAGCCCGCCGCCCTGAAAGCCGCGCATCGCATGACGGTCCGGCTGACGGATGGGCAGGTGCTGAATGCAAGCCGCAGCCATGCGCGCGGCACCCTTCCCGATCCGCTGACAGAGGCACAGCGGCGCGCGAAATTCGCCGACTGCACCGGGCACCCGGAGGCTTATGACACCTTGATACGGCTGGACGACCTGCCGGATCTGTCCGCCCTCGGGGATCTCTTGGCGGTACGGGCGCTGCAGGCGGCCTGA
- a CDS encoding ABC transporter ATP-binding protein: MKDTVLEAVGLTISFNDGAVTAVRGAEFRIERGESYGLIGESGCGKSTILRAAAGLNPVYDGAILLEGRELPARRRREHFRAMQMVFQDPYGSLHPRKMVQAVLSEPVRLMGLGEEQRRIDEVLRNVGLGPEFRFRYPHELSGGQRQRVAIARALIVEPKLLLLDEPTSALDVSVQAEILNLLSRLRRELGLTYLMVSHDIAVIAHMCDRVAIMRHGRILEEISAPDIRAGRVHEDYTRDFLAASAPAITV; this comes from the coding sequence ATGAAGGACACGGTATTGGAGGCGGTCGGCCTGACCATCAGCTTCAACGACGGCGCGGTGACGGCCGTCCGCGGCGCAGAGTTCCGCATCGAGCGGGGCGAATCCTACGGGTTGATCGGCGAATCCGGTTGCGGCAAGTCCACGATCTTGCGCGCGGCGGCGGGCCTCAACCCCGTCTATGACGGCGCGATCCTGCTAGAGGGGCGCGAATTGCCCGCGCGCCGTCGGCGCGAGCATTTCCGCGCCATGCAGATGGTGTTTCAGGATCCCTACGGATCGCTTCATCCGCGCAAGATGGTGCAGGCGGTGCTGTCCGAACCCGTCCGCCTGATGGGCCTTGGCGAGGAACAGCGCCGCATCGACGAGGTGCTGCGCAATGTCGGCCTCGGCCCCGAATTCCGCTTTCGCTATCCGCACGAGCTGTCGGGCGGTCAGCGCCAGCGCGTTGCCATCGCCCGTGCCCTGATCGTGGAGCCGAAGCTGCTGCTGCTGGACGAACCGACCTCGGCGCTGGATGTGAGCGTGCAGGCCGAGATCCTGAACCTGCTGTCGCGCCTGCGCCGCGAACTGGGGCTGACCTATCTGATGGTCAGCCACGACATCGCCGTCATTGCCCATATGTGCGACCGCGTGGCGATCATGCGCCATGGCCGCATCCTCGAGGAAATCTCGGCACCTGATATCCGCGCTGGCCGCGTGCACGAAGATTATACGCGCGATTTCCTTGCGGCCTCCGCCCCTGCCATCACCGTCTGA
- a CDS encoding ABC transporter ATP-binding protein has protein sequence MTDPVLTVENLNIHFHGTARTTHAVRGVSFALGHEKLGIVGESGSGKSQTGRAIMRLSPPSARITADALRFGQTDLLAASERQMRTLRGSEIAMILQDPKFSLNPLMTVGRQIAEAYRTHHRVSRAEAKERALQMLDSVQIRDPARVYDILPHQVSGGMGQRIMIAMMLIPEPKLIIADEPTSALDVTVRRQVLAVLDELVDRTGASLIFISHDLNLVADFCDRVLVMYAGRIMEDLPARDLGRARHPYTRALLDSLPRLDQPRAELPVIRRDEAWRMGAST, from the coding sequence ATGACTGATCCCGTCCTGACGGTCGAGAACCTGAACATCCACTTCCATGGTACGGCCCGCACCACTCATGCCGTGCGCGGCGTCAGCTTTGCCTTGGGGCATGAAAAGTTGGGCATCGTGGGCGAAAGCGGGTCGGGCAAAAGCCAGACGGGCCGGGCCATCATGCGTCTGTCGCCGCCCTCGGCGCGGATCACGGCCGATGCGCTGCGCTTTGGGCAGACCGACCTGCTGGCGGCTTCGGAGCGGCAGATGCGCACCCTGCGCGGATCCGAAATCGCGATGATCCTGCAGGACCCGAAATTCAGCCTGAACCCCCTGATGACGGTCGGCCGCCAGATCGCCGAGGCCTACCGCACCCATCACCGCGTCAGCCGCGCCGAGGCAAAGGAGCGGGCGCTCCAGATGTTGGACAGCGTGCAGATCCGCGACCCGGCGCGTGTCTATGATATCCTGCCCCATCAGGTCTCGGGCGGGATGGGGCAGCGCATCATGATCGCCATGATGCTGATCCCCGAGCCGAAGCTGATCATCGCCGACGAGCCGACATCGGCGCTGGATGTGACCGTCCGGCGGCAGGTGCTGGCTGTGCTGGACGAGCTGGTGGACCGCACCGGTGCGAGCCTGATCTTCATCAGCCACGATCTGAACCTCGTGGCCGATTTCTGTGATCGGGTGCTGGTGATGTATGCTGGCCGCATCATGGAGGATCTTCCGGCCCGCGATCTGGGCCGCGCCCGCCACCCCTACACCCGCGCGCTTCTGGACAGTCTGCCCCGGCTGGATCAGCCGCGCGCCGAACTGCCGGTGATCCGGCGCGACGAGGCGTGGCGCATGGGAGCATCGACATGA
- a CDS encoding ABC transporter permease — MTAIPYTAPRTPAEARMHQLRITVLKMRRNGSALAGLVLLVIIFTAAICAPLLSTHDIYAQDLTNRLARPSAAHWLGTDELGRDIYSRLLHGGRITLYIACLTAAISAPIGLVVGMLSGWFGGWVDMVLMRLTEIFLAFPSLILALAFVAALGPSIENAIIAISLATWPPIARLARAETMMVRRSDYIAAVRLQGAGAWRIMVGHIAPMCVPSVIARVTLNMASIILSAAGLGFLGLGAQPPSPEWGAMLSSARQFILSNGHVAAAPGVAILITSIAFNLVGDGLRDVLDPRHD; from the coding sequence ATGACCGCAATTCCCTACACCGCACCCCGCACGCCCGCTGAGGCGCGGATGCATCAGCTGCGCATCACGGTGCTGAAGATGCGCCGCAACGGATCGGCGCTGGCGGGCCTTGTGCTGCTGGTGATCATCTTCACCGCTGCGATCTGCGCGCCGCTGCTGTCCACCCATGACATCTATGCCCAAGATCTGACGAACCGCCTTGCGCGCCCTTCGGCCGCACATTGGCTGGGCACGGACGAACTGGGGCGCGACATCTATTCCCGCCTTCTGCATGGCGGGCGCATCACCCTGTACATCGCCTGCCTGACGGCGGCGATCTCGGCCCCGATCGGGCTGGTGGTGGGGATGCTGTCGGGCTGGTTCGGCGGCTGGGTGGATATGGTGCTGATGCGCCTGACCGAAATCTTTCTGGCCTTCCCGTCGCTGATCCTTGCGCTGGCCTTCGTCGCGGCCCTTGGCCCGTCGATCGAGAATGCCATCATCGCCATCTCGCTTGCGACATGGCCGCCCATCGCGCGCCTTGCCCGCGCCGAAACGATGATGGTCCGCCGATCGGATTACATCGCGGCGGTGCGGCTGCAGGGGGCGGGGGCATGGCGGATCATGGTCGGGCATATCGCGCCGATGTGCGTGCCCTCGGTCATCGCGCGGGTGACGCTCAACATGGCCTCGATCATTCTCTCGGCGGCGGGGCTCGGATTTCTGGGGCTCGGGGCACAGCCGCCCAGTCCGGAATGGGGGGCGATGCTGTCTTCGGCCCGGCAATTCATCCTGTCGAACGGCCATGTGGCGGCGGCGCCGGGCGTCGCTATCCTGATCACCTCCATCGCATTCAACCTCGTGGGCGACGGCCTGCGCGACGTATTGGACCCGCGCCATGACTGA
- a CDS encoding ABC transporter permease, which produces MSRTGSVLVTLLGLAALTFMIGRLLPLDPVLAVLGDNATPEAYQRMYVQLGLDQPLIVQFGHYLLDLARLDFGNSLLSGRPVAEEIARVFPATLELATVAMILGTGIGVPLGVVAAVNRNGWIDHLARILSLVGYSAPNFWLGLMGLVLFYATLGWVGGPGRVDFIYEFDLQPVTGFYLIDAALSGNLALLGNVFGHIILPASILALSALAYVSRMTRSFMIEQLEQEYVVTARAKGLGLWRIVWLHVFRNIAVQVITVVALSYAFLLEGAVLTETVFAWPGFGRYMTNALLSGDMNSVVGCTLLIGVIFVALNLVCDLLYRILDPRTR; this is translated from the coding sequence ATGTCGCGGACGGGATCCGTCCTCGTGACGCTGCTTGGGCTTGCGGCGTTGACCTTCATGATCGGGCGGCTTCTGCCGCTCGATCCCGTGCTCGCCGTTCTGGGCGACAATGCCACCCCCGAGGCCTATCAGCGGATGTATGTCCAGCTGGGCCTCGACCAGCCGCTGATCGTGCAGTTCGGCCATTACTTGTTGGATCTTGCGCGGCTGGATTTCGGCAATTCGCTTCTGTCCGGACGGCCGGTGGCCGAAGAGATCGCCCGCGTCTTTCCCGCCACGCTAGAACTTGCGACCGTGGCGATGATCCTTGGCACTGGGATCGGTGTGCCGCTGGGTGTCGTGGCGGCGGTGAACCGCAACGGCTGGATCGACCATCTGGCGCGCATCCTGTCGCTGGTCGGATATTCGGCGCCGAACTTCTGGCTGGGGCTGATGGGCCTCGTGCTCTTTTACGCCACGCTCGGCTGGGTCGGCGGGCCGGGGCGGGTCGATTTCATCTACGAATTCGATCTGCAGCCCGTGACCGGTTTTTATCTGATCGACGCGGCGCTGTCGGGCAATCTGGCGCTGCTGGGCAATGTCTTCGGGCACATCATCCTTCCGGCCTCGATCCTTGCGCTGTCGGCGCTGGCCTATGTCAGCCGCATGACCCGGTCCTTCATGATCGAGCAGTTGGAGCAGGAATATGTCGTGACCGCCCGCGCCAAGGGCCTTGGCCTGTGGCGCATCGTCTGGCTGCACGTCTTTCGCAACATCGCCGTGCAGGTGATCACCGTGGTGGCGCTGTCCTATGCCTTTCTGCTGGAAGGCGCGGTGCTGACCGAGACGGTCTTCGCGTGGCCCGGTTTCGGCCGCTACATGACGAACGCTCTTCTGTCGGGCGACATGAACTCGGTCGTCGGCTGTACGCTGCTGATCGGCGTGATCTTCGTCGCGCTGAACCTCGTCTGCGATCTTCTCTATCGCATTCTCGATCCCCGCACGCGCTGA
- a CDS encoding ABC transporter substrate-binding protein — protein sequence MTLRTRLLAGVACLAAAPAALSLAHAATPDNALVMAWNIDAISTFDPAQIGEVVTSEIISNICDSLVDFAPEEESKVIPSLATDWEVSEDGKTITFHLNPDATFPSGRPATAEDTVWSMKRALRLGFGNAAALTDYGFTTENMDERITAPDAHTVVLKFDLVYPSNLLLQAIGAYRITTTLDREEVMAHEEDGDLGNGWLNAHTACVGPYSLVQWNQGEGVVLQANEGYYGTAPKIPRILIRHVAETGTQRLLVEQGDVDVARDLTPDDLSALEETDGVNVVSTLKPQLIFTVMNLARPPFDNEKVRLAMKYLIDYQGLGDTVMQYLGKPWNSFAQSGAWGALQGEEGTPFELDLEKAKELITEAGYPDGFEATLLIGSLPWSSPLGQHLQQNASKIGITLHIEQMANAQLFARARGRDFDSIIMAWQTGIPDAHGNASRLVQNPDNSDEAQLTQYPAWRASYQDLDYNDRVAAAVAETDEDTRREMYRTLQQDWMQTGEMAVMFQSYNVAAIRDTVQNWTWNGFRTYYTEASK from the coding sequence ATGACACTTCGCACCCGCCTTCTGGCCGGCGTGGCTTGCCTTGCCGCAGCGCCCGCCGCCCTTTCCCTCGCCCATGCCGCCACGCCCGACAACGCGCTGGTGATGGCATGGAACATCGACGCCATCTCCACCTTCGATCCGGCCCAGATCGGCGAGGTGGTCACCTCCGAGATCATCTCCAACATCTGCGACAGCCTTGTGGATTTCGCTCCCGAGGAGGAATCCAAGGTCATCCCCTCGCTTGCGACCGATTGGGAGGTCAGTGAGGATGGCAAGACGATCACCTTCCATCTGAATCCGGATGCGACGTTCCCCTCGGGGCGGCCCGCAACCGCCGAGGATACGGTCTGGTCCATGAAGCGCGCCCTGCGGCTAGGCTTCGGCAACGCTGCCGCCCTGACCGATTACGGCTTCACCACCGAGAATATGGACGAGCGGATCACCGCCCCCGATGCCCATACGGTCGTGCTGAAATTCGATCTCGTCTATCCGTCGAACCTGCTGTTGCAGGCGATCGGCGCCTACCGGATCACCACCACCCTCGACCGGGAGGAGGTGATGGCCCATGAGGAGGACGGCGATCTCGGCAATGGCTGGCTGAATGCGCACACCGCCTGCGTCGGGCCCTACAGCCTTGTGCAATGGAATCAGGGCGAAGGCGTGGTCCTACAGGCCAATGAGGGGTATTATGGCACAGCGCCGAAGATCCCGCGCATCCTGATCCGTCATGTTGCCGAAACCGGCACGCAGCGTCTGCTGGTCGAACAGGGCGATGTCGATGTGGCGCGCGATCTGACGCCGGACGATCTGTCCGCGCTGGAAGAGACGGACGGCGTGAACGTGGTCTCTACGTTGAAGCCGCAGCTGATCTTCACCGTCATGAACCTTGCCCGCCCGCCCTTCGACAACGAGAAGGTGCGCCTCGCGATGAAGTACCTGATCGATTATCAGGGCCTTGGCGATACGGTGATGCAGTACTTGGGCAAACCGTGGAACAGCTTTGCGCAATCGGGCGCATGGGGCGCGTTGCAGGGCGAAGAGGGCACGCCCTTCGAGCTCGACCTCGAAAAGGCCAAGGAGCTGATCACCGAGGCAGGCTATCCCGATGGGTTCGAAGCGACGCTTCTGATTGGCTCGCTGCCATGGTCCTCGCCGCTGGGGCAGCATCTGCAGCAGAATGCCTCGAAGATCGGCATCACGCTGCATATCGAACAAATGGCCAATGCGCAGTTGTTCGCGCGGGCGCGGGGGCGTGATTTCGACAGCATCATCATGGCGTGGCAGACCGGCATCCCGGATGCGCATGGCAACGCCTCGCGCTTGGTTCAGAACCCCGACAATTCCGACGAAGCGCAGCTGACCCAGTACCCTGCTTGGCGCGCGAGCTATCAGGATCTCGACTATAACGACCGCGTCGCCGCTGCCGTGGCCGAAACCGACGAAGACACCCGCCGCGAGATGTACCGCACCCTGCAACAGGACTGGATGCAGACCGGTGAGATGGCGGTCATGTTCCAGAGCTACAACGTGGCCGCGATCCGCGACACGGTGCAGAACTGGACGTGGAACGGCTTCCGCACCTACTACACCGAGGCGTCGAAGTGA
- a CDS encoding amidohydrolase, whose translation MQNSDPIWDHVETHRADLIELSDRVWGMPELLYGEYRSCAEHVAVLRDKGFAVHEEVAGIPTAVMGEAGEGGPVIAILGEYDALPGLSQVAGIAEPQPADAGGAGHGCGHNLLGSAALLAACALKDWLAETGTPGRVRYYGCPAEEGGAAKAFMVRDGAFDDVDAAITWHPATMTKVDEAQSLANTRMDFTFTGRASHAAAAPHLGRSALDAAELMSVGVNYLREHVPQESRIHYAYLDAGGTAPNVVQGRAKVRYAIRSTSLPGMLALNERVKKIAHGAAMMTETQVDISIMSAVSNMLGNTPLEEAMQTAMDDLGGVDFDDADRAYAAKIQGTLTAEDIAATYRANGMDVRADEPLCDYVVPREMRGPKMMGSTDVADVSWKVPTVQARVSTVAIGTPGHSWQITAQGKSPAAHKGMTYAAKVMGVVGRMLLTDEVLLARAKKDHAERLAREPYVCPIPEDVRPPLVPRPEAAE comes from the coding sequence ATGCAGAACAGCGACCCGATATGGGATCATGTGGAAACGCACCGGGCGGATCTGATCGAACTGAGCGATCGGGTCTGGGGCATGCCGGAACTTCTCTATGGCGAATACCGCTCTTGCGCGGAGCATGTCGCGGTACTGCGCGACAAAGGCTTTGCCGTGCATGAAGAGGTGGCTGGCATCCCCACCGCCGTCATGGGCGAGGCGGGCGAGGGCGGCCCGGTCATCGCGATCCTTGGGGAATATGACGCGCTGCCGGGATTGAGCCAAGTTGCCGGCATTGCCGAACCGCAACCCGCCGATGCGGGTGGCGCGGGCCATGGCTGCGGGCACAATCTTCTGGGATCGGCCGCGCTTCTGGCGGCCTGCGCGCTGAAGGACTGGCTGGCCGAAACCGGCACCCCCGGGCGCGTGCGCTATTACGGATGCCCGGCCGAAGAGGGCGGCGCGGCCAAGGCCTTTATGGTGCGCGACGGTGCCTTCGACGATGTGGATGCCGCAATCACATGGCACCCCGCCACCATGACCAAGGTCGACGAGGCGCAGTCCCTTGCCAATACCCGCATGGATTTCACCTTCACCGGCCGCGCCAGCCATGCCGCCGCCGCGCCGCATTTGGGCCGTTCGGCATTGGACGCAGCCGAACTGATGTCGGTCGGCGTGAACTATCTGCGCGAGCATGTGCCGCAGGAAAGCCGCATCCATTATGCCTACCTTGACGCGGGCGGCACGGCGCCGAACGTGGTGCAGGGCCGGGCCAAGGTGCGCTATGCCATCCGCTCCACCAGCCTGCCGGGGATGCTGGCGTTGAATGAACGGGTGAAGAAGATCGCCCATGGCGCCGCCATGATGACCGAAACGCAGGTCGATATCTCCATCATGTCGGCGGTGTCGAACATGCTTGGAAACACCCCGCTGGAAGAGGCGATGCAGACGGCGATGGACGATCTCGGCGGTGTCGATTTCGATGATGCCGACCGCGCCTATGCCGCCAAAATTCAAGGCACCCTGACGGCCGAGGACATCGCCGCCACCTACCGCGCCAACGGCATGGATGTGCGCGCCGACGAGCCGCTATGCGATTACGTCGTCCCGCGCGAGATGCGGGGTCCGAAGATGATGGGCTCCACCGATGTGGCGGATGTGTCGTGGAAGGTGCCGACCGTACAGGCCCGCGTCTCCACCGTGGCGATCGGAACGCCGGGGCACAGCTGGCAGATCACCGCGCAGGGCAAATCGCCCGCTGCGCACAAGGGCATGACCTATGCCGCCAAGGTGATGGGTGTGGTGGGCCGGATGTTGTTGACCGACGAAGTGCTTCTGGCGCGCGCCAAGAAGGACCATGCCGAGCGGCTGGCGCGCGAACCCTATGTCTGCCCGATCCCCGAAGACGTGCGCCCGCCGCTGGTCCCGCGCCCCGAAGCCGCTGAATGA